From a single Nocardioides exalbidus genomic region:
- the efeO gene encoding iron uptake system protein EfeO, giving the protein MRKTTLAAPVTVLLLASPFLSACTENADSASTGGDTSDPRALTVDSSADACTLSASEAPAGTLTFDVTNSGDQVTEFYLLGEDGLRIVAEVENVGPSISRALTVNAPAGQYFTACKPGMTGEGIRADFTVTESDQDVTVSEDQAQLVEDAQTNYAAYVQDQSAQLLEKTRQFVEHYESGDDEAARALYPVARTHWERIETVAESFGDLDPMMDAREADLEPGQKWTGWHLIEKDLWPQRAEDYTPLTDEQRVTYGDDLLANTEELDSRVQDLTYTVDGIANGSRGLLEEVATGKVTGEEEYWSRTDLYDFQANVDGARVGFEGVKPIVEEKDPALAEQLTTRFDDLQALLDEQKRGDGFVSYDDLTPDQVKALSDAVNALSEPLSKLTAAVLS; this is encoded by the coding sequence ATGCGCAAGACCACCCTCGCCGCCCCGGTGACCGTGCTGCTGCTCGCGTCGCCGTTCCTGTCCGCGTGCACCGAGAACGCCGACTCCGCCAGCACCGGCGGCGACACGTCCGACCCGCGCGCGCTGACCGTCGACTCCTCGGCCGACGCGTGCACCCTCTCCGCCAGCGAGGCCCCGGCCGGCACGCTGACCTTCGACGTCACGAACTCCGGCGACCAGGTCACCGAGTTCTACCTCCTCGGCGAGGACGGCCTGCGCATCGTCGCCGAGGTCGAGAACGTCGGCCCGAGCATCTCCCGCGCGCTGACGGTCAACGCGCCCGCCGGCCAGTACTTCACCGCGTGCAAGCCCGGCATGACCGGCGAGGGCATCCGCGCCGACTTCACCGTGACCGAGTCCGACCAGGACGTCACCGTGAGCGAGGACCAGGCCCAGCTCGTCGAGGACGCGCAGACCAACTACGCCGCCTACGTCCAGGACCAGTCGGCCCAGCTGCTCGAGAAGACCCGGCAGTTCGTCGAGCACTACGAGTCCGGCGACGACGAGGCCGCCCGCGCGCTCTACCCGGTCGCGCGCACTCACTGGGAGCGCATCGAGACCGTGGCCGAGTCGTTCGGTGACCTCGACCCGATGATGGACGCCCGCGAGGCCGACCTCGAGCCCGGCCAGAAGTGGACCGGCTGGCACCTCATCGAGAAGGACCTCTGGCCCCAGCGCGCCGAGGACTACACCCCGCTCACCGACGAGCAGCGCGTGACCTACGGCGACGACCTGCTCGCCAACACCGAGGAGCTCGACTCCCGCGTGCAGGACCTGACCTACACGGTCGACGGCATCGCCAACGGCTCGCGCGGCCTGCTCGAGGAGGTCGCCACCGGCAAGGTCACCGGCGAGGAGGAGTACTGGTCGCGCACCGACCTCTACGACTTCCAGGCCAACGTCGACGGCGCCCGCGTCGGGTTCGAGGGCGTCAAGCCGATCGTCGAGGAGAAGGACCCCGCCCTCGCCGAGCAGCTCACCACCCGCTTCGACGACCTCCAGGCGCTGCTCGACGAGCAGAAGCGTGGTGACGGCTTCGTCTCCTACGACGACCTGACGCCCGACCAGGTGAAGGCCCTCTCCGACGCCGTCAACGCGCTCTCCGAGCCGCTGTCGAAGCTCACCGCGGCGGTGCTGTCCTGA
- the efeU gene encoding iron uptake transporter permease EfeU: MLANYLIGLREGLEAALVVSILVAYLVKTDRRHLLPRIWAGVALAVGVSLAFGATLTYGPRGLTFEAQELIGGSLSIVAVGFVTWMIFWMARAARGLSGELRGKIDDAADGGRWSLVLVAVLAVGREGLETALFLWAATQAGTRAATGISTPTWEPLTGAALGLATAVLLGYLIYRGAVSINLTRFFTWTGAFLILVAAGVLAYGVHDLQEARFLPGLGDLAFDVSDTIDANSWYGALLKGVFNFSPATTKLEAAAWLLYAIPVMALFLITIRRRPKAPAKVPAPASSAPAA; this comes from the coding sequence GTGCTGGCGAACTACCTGATCGGGCTGCGCGAGGGGCTGGAGGCGGCCCTGGTCGTGAGCATCCTCGTGGCCTACCTGGTCAAGACCGACCGTCGCCACCTGCTCCCGCGGATCTGGGCCGGCGTCGCGCTGGCCGTGGGGGTGAGCCTCGCGTTCGGCGCCACGCTGACCTACGGACCCCGCGGCCTCACCTTCGAGGCGCAGGAGCTCATCGGCGGCAGCCTCTCGATCGTCGCGGTCGGGTTCGTGACGTGGATGATCTTCTGGATGGCTCGCGCCGCGCGCGGCCTCAGCGGTGAGCTCCGCGGCAAGATCGACGACGCCGCCGACGGGGGTCGCTGGTCGCTCGTGCTGGTCGCCGTCCTCGCCGTCGGTCGCGAGGGCCTCGAGACCGCCCTCTTCCTGTGGGCCGCGACGCAGGCCGGCACCCGCGCCGCCACCGGCATCTCGACGCCGACGTGGGAGCCGCTGACCGGCGCGGCCCTCGGGCTGGCCACGGCCGTGCTGCTCGGCTACCTGATCTACCGGGGCGCCGTCAGCATCAACCTCACCAGGTTCTTCACCTGGACCGGGGCCTTCCTGATCCTCGTGGCCGCCGGCGTGCTGGCCTACGGCGTGCACGACCTGCAGGAGGCCCGCTTCCTGCCCGGCCTCGGCGACCTCGCCTTCGACGTCTCCGACACCATCGACGCGAACAGCTGGTACGGCGCGCTCCTCAAGGGCGTCTTCAACTTCTCGCCGGCCACGACCAAGCTCGAGGCCGCCGCCTGGCTGCTCTACGCCATCCCGGTGATGGCCCTCTTCCTCATCACCATCCGTCGCCGCCCGAAGGCGCCCGCGAAGGTCCCGGCGCCCGCGTCGTCGGCTCCCGCCGCCTGA
- a CDS encoding siderophore-interacting protein yields MPALPQVPMRVHRAEVVRVEELAPWLRRVVLGGAGLADFESTGVGDEYLRVMFPPAGEAEPRLPVVEDGVFDFGQVDLALLRTYTVRDHDPVAGEVTIDFVVHDGGVASTWARSARPGDVVGLNSPTAMYDAPADLSWQVLAADAAALPALSRIIENTPVEVRTRVVLELPDADTDVPLPTHPGLDPDSDVVRIVSGNGHGPSRLPEVVESLTRPDGVGYVWVAGESKALRGVRKHLRHALGLPASAYKSVGYWIEDAEKWREDYDALDAGTRAALEALWESDRPEEDIEDEYDARLTALGL; encoded by the coding sequence ATGCCCGCCCTGCCCCAGGTCCCGATGCGCGTCCACCGCGCCGAGGTCGTCCGCGTCGAGGAGCTCGCGCCCTGGTTGCGCCGGGTCGTGCTCGGTGGCGCCGGGCTCGCCGACTTCGAGAGCACCGGGGTCGGTGACGAGTACCTCCGCGTGATGTTCCCGCCCGCGGGTGAGGCCGAGCCGAGGCTGCCGGTCGTCGAGGACGGCGTCTTCGACTTCGGCCAGGTCGACCTCGCGCTGCTGCGCACCTACACCGTGCGCGACCACGACCCGGTCGCCGGCGAGGTCACCATCGACTTCGTCGTCCACGACGGCGGCGTCGCGTCGACCTGGGCGCGGAGCGCGAGGCCCGGCGACGTCGTCGGCCTCAACAGCCCCACCGCGATGTACGACGCTCCTGCCGACCTCTCCTGGCAGGTGCTCGCCGCCGACGCCGCCGCGCTGCCGGCGCTGTCGCGGATCATCGAGAACACCCCGGTCGAGGTGCGCACCCGCGTGGTCCTCGAGCTGCCCGACGCCGACACCGACGTGCCGCTGCCGACCCATCCCGGCCTCGACCCTGACTCCGACGTCGTACGCATCGTGTCGGGCAACGGGCACGGACCGAGCCGCCTCCCCGAGGTGGTCGAGTCGCTGACCCGGCCCGACGGCGTCGGCTACGTCTGGGTGGCGGGGGAGAGCAAGGCGCTGCGCGGCGTGCGCAAGCACCTGCGCCACGCGCTGGGCCTGCCCGCCTCGGCCTACAAGTCCGTCGGCTACTGGATCGAGGACGCGGAGAAGTGGCGCGAGGACTACGACGCGCTCGACGCCGGGACGAGGGCGGCGCTGGAGGCGCTCTGGGAGTCCGACCGCCCCGAGGAGGACATCGAGGACGAGTACGACGCGAGGCTGACGGCGCTCGGCCTGTGA
- the ilvC gene encoding ketol-acid reductoisomerase encodes MAEMFYDDDADLSLIQGKNVAVIGYGSQGHAHALSLRDSGVDVRIGLQPGSKSREKAEAEGLRVLTPREAAEESDLIVILAPDQHQRKLYAEEIEPALTPGDTLVFGHGFNIRFGYITPPEGVDVFMVAPKGPGHLVRREYVDGRGVPVLVAVEKDASGDAWPLALSYAKAIGGLRAGGIKTTFTEETETDLFGEQAVLCGGASQLVMYGFETLIEAGYQPEVAYFECLHELKLIVDLMYEGGIAKQRWSVSDTAEFGDYVSGPRVITPDVKKNMQDVLADITSGAFAERFITDMDNGSPEFTEFRKKGESHPIEQTGRELRKLMAWVKSHDSDYVEGTAAR; translated from the coding sequence GTGGCTGAGATGTTCTACGACGACGACGCCGACCTGAGCCTGATCCAGGGCAAGAACGTCGCCGTGATCGGCTACGGCAGCCAGGGCCACGCCCACGCGCTGTCCCTGCGCGACTCGGGTGTCGACGTCCGCATCGGCCTGCAGCCCGGCTCGAAGAGCCGCGAGAAGGCCGAGGCCGAGGGGCTGCGCGTCCTCACCCCCCGCGAGGCGGCGGAGGAGTCCGACCTGATCGTGATCCTCGCCCCCGACCAGCACCAGCGCAAGCTCTACGCCGAGGAGATCGAGCCCGCGCTCACCCCCGGCGACACCCTGGTCTTCGGCCACGGCTTCAACATCCGCTTCGGCTACATCACGCCGCCGGAGGGCGTCGACGTCTTCATGGTCGCGCCCAAGGGCCCCGGCCACCTCGTGCGTCGTGAGTACGTCGACGGCCGCGGCGTCCCGGTGCTCGTCGCCGTCGAGAAGGACGCGTCCGGCGACGCCTGGCCGCTCGCCCTCTCCTACGCCAAGGCGATCGGTGGCCTCCGCGCCGGTGGCATCAAGACCACGTTCACCGAGGAGACCGAGACCGACCTGTTCGGCGAGCAGGCCGTGCTGTGCGGCGGTGCCTCGCAGCTGGTGATGTACGGCTTCGAGACCCTCATCGAGGCCGGCTACCAGCCCGAGGTCGCCTACTTCGAGTGCCTCCACGAGCTCAAGCTGATCGTCGACCTCATGTACGAGGGCGGCATCGCCAAGCAGCGCTGGTCGGTCTCCGACACCGCCGAGTTCGGCGACTACGTCTCCGGCCCGCGCGTGATCACGCCCGACGTGAAGAAGAACATGCAGGACGTCCTCGCCGACATCACCTCCGGCGCGTTCGCCGAGCGCTTCATCACAGACATGGACAACGGCTCGCCGGAGTTCACCGAGTTCCGGAAGAAGGGTGAGTCGCACCCGATCGAGCAGACCGGCCGCGAGCTGCGGAAGCTCATGGCGTGGGTGAAGTCGCACGACTCCGACTACGTCGAGGGCACCGCCGCCCGCTGA
- the ilvN gene encoding acetolactate synthase small subunit encodes MSTNKHTLSVLVENKPGVLARIASLFSRRGYNIDSLAVGPTEHPEISRMTIVVNVDESPLEQVTKQLNKLVEVIKIVELDGPASVKRELMLVKVRADAASRGAVLDAVQLFRAKVVDVAPDAVTIQAVGNADKLADLLRVLEPFGIRELVQSGMVAIGRGTRSISERSQRPTAVPAPASAI; translated from the coding sequence ATGAGCACCAACAAGCACACCTTGTCCGTGCTGGTCGAGAACAAGCCCGGCGTGCTCGCCCGCATCGCGAGCCTGTTCTCGCGACGCGGCTACAACATCGACAGCCTCGCCGTGGGCCCGACCGAGCACCCCGAGATCTCGCGGATGACCATCGTGGTCAACGTCGACGAGTCCCCGCTCGAGCAGGTCACCAAGCAGCTCAACAAGCTGGTCGAGGTCATCAAGATCGTCGAGCTCGACGGTCCCGCCTCGGTCAAGCGCGAGCTGATGCTGGTCAAGGTCCGGGCCGACGCCGCCAGCCGCGGCGCGGTGCTCGACGCGGTCCAGCTCTTCCGCGCCAAGGTCGTCGACGTCGCCCCCGACGCCGTGACCATCCAGGCCGTCGGCAACGCCGACAAGCTCGCCGACCTGCTGCGCGTGCTCGAGCCGTTCGGCATCCGCGAGCTCGTGCAGTCCGGCATGGTCGCCATCGGCCGCGGCACCCGCTCCATCAGCGAGCGCTCCCAGCGCCCGACCGCCGTGCCGGCACCGGCCTCGGCCATCTGA
- a CDS encoding acetolactate synthase large subunit, which yields MTEQGGQVTGAQSLVTSLEAAGVTEIFGIPGGTILPAYDPLMDSTRIRHILVRHEQGAGHAAQGYAAATGKVGVCMATSGPGATNLVTPLADAMMDSVPMVAVTGQVAASMIGTDAFQEADIRGITMPVTKHNFLVTDPAEIPRTIAEAFHIASTGRPGPVLVDIAKSAQQQMTTYSWPTELNLPGYRPVTTPHAKQIKEAVRLIREARRPVLYVGGGVIRANASRELAQLAALTGIPVVTTLMARGAFPDSHPQHLGMPGMHGTVAAVAGLQKSDLIISLGARFDDRVTGNLDSFAPNALVIHADIDPAEIGKNRHADVPIVGDCKEVIAQLVALLQAEGADGDYEAWVGFLAGVKKTYALGYDAPDDGSLAPQYVLERLSAIAGPDSIYASGVGQHQMWASQFIGYENPRTWINSGGLGTMGYAVPAAMGAKVGMPDTTVWAIDGDGCFQMTNQELATCAINDIPIKVAIINNESLGMVRQWQTLFYNERYSNTDLHSKRIPDFVKLADAYGCVGLACESPEEVDATIEKAMAIDDQPVVVDFRVHRDAMVWPMVAAGASNDEIKYARDLAPQYDEDDI from the coding sequence ATGACGGAGCAGGGCGGACAGGTCACCGGCGCGCAGAGCCTGGTGACGTCTCTCGAAGCAGCCGGGGTCACCGAGATCTTCGGCATCCCGGGCGGCACCATCCTCCCGGCCTACGACCCCTTGATGGACTCGACGCGGATCCGGCACATCCTGGTCCGCCACGAGCAGGGCGCCGGGCACGCCGCCCAGGGGTACGCCGCGGCGACCGGCAAGGTCGGCGTGTGCATGGCCACCTCGGGCCCCGGTGCGACCAACCTCGTGACGCCGCTCGCGGACGCGATGATGGACTCGGTGCCCATGGTGGCGGTCACCGGACAGGTCGCCGCCTCGATGATCGGCACCGACGCCTTCCAGGAGGCCGACATCCGCGGCATCACGATGCCGGTCACCAAGCACAACTTCCTCGTCACCGACCCCGCCGAGATCCCGCGCACGATCGCCGAGGCGTTCCACATCGCCTCGACCGGCCGCCCCGGCCCGGTCCTGGTCGACATCGCGAAGTCGGCGCAGCAGCAGATGACGACGTACTCCTGGCCCACCGAGCTCAACCTGCCCGGCTACCGGCCGGTGACCACGCCCCACGCGAAGCAGATCAAGGAGGCCGTGCGCCTCATCCGCGAGGCGCGACGCCCGGTCCTCTACGTCGGCGGCGGCGTGATCCGCGCCAACGCCTCGCGCGAGCTCGCCCAGCTCGCCGCGCTCACCGGCATCCCGGTGGTCACCACGCTGATGGCCCGCGGCGCCTTCCCTGACAGCCACCCGCAGCACCTCGGCATGCCCGGCATGCACGGCACGGTCGCCGCGGTGGCCGGCCTGCAGAAGAGCGACCTGATCATCAGCCTCGGCGCCCGCTTCGACGACCGCGTCACCGGCAACCTCGACTCGTTCGCCCCGAACGCCCTCGTCATCCACGCCGACATCGACCCGGCCGAGATCGGCAAGAACCGGCACGCCGACGTGCCGATCGTCGGCGACTGCAAGGAGGTCATCGCCCAGCTCGTGGCGCTCCTGCAGGCCGAGGGCGCCGACGGCGACTACGAGGCGTGGGTCGGTTTCCTGGCCGGGGTGAAGAAGACGTACGCCCTGGGCTACGACGCCCCGGACGACGGTTCGCTCGCCCCGCAGTACGTCCTCGAGCGGCTGAGCGCGATCGCCGGTCCCGACTCGATCTACGCCTCCGGCGTCGGCCAGCACCAGATGTGGGCCTCGCAGTTCATCGGCTACGAGAACCCGCGCACCTGGATCAACTCCGGCGGCCTCGGCACCATGGGCTACGCCGTGCCGGCCGCGATGGGCGCCAAGGTCGGCATGCCCGACACGACGGTCTGGGCGATCGACGGCGACGGCTGCTTCCAGATGACCAACCAGGAGCTCGCCACCTGCGCGATCAACGACATCCCGATCAAGGTCGCGATCATCAACAACGAGTCGCTCGGCATGGTGCGCCAGTGGCAGACGCTCTTCTACAACGAGCGCTACTCCAACACCGACCTGCACTCCAAGCGGATCCCCGACTTCGTGAAGCTGGCCGACGCCTACGGCTGCGTCGGCCTGGCGTGCGAGTCGCCGGAGGAGGTCGACGCGACGATCGAGAAGGCCATGGCGATCGACGACCAGCCGGTCGTGGTCGACTTCCGGGTGCACCGCGACGCGATGGTGTGGCCGATGGTCGCCGCCGGCGCCAGCAACGACGAGATCAAGTACGCGCGCGACCTGGCGCCCCAGTACGACGAGGACGACATCTAG
- a CDS encoding VOC family protein, producing MTSTDEGRALRFSEVQAEVEAGEGLADWRMMFQTLETRFATGDFARGLELVARVGGVAGEVGHTPELDLRATTLHVRLISRDVFGVTRRDLALARAISEVAGELGISADPAAVEIVELALDTPELTEVKPFWRAVLGYSDHPLHDAEVRDLAGNGPALWFQRTEPHDTPRQRFHLDVRVAPELVAPRTEAALAAGGRLVSDEHAPAFIVLADPQGNQVCLTTGLGRD from the coding sequence ATGACGTCGACGGACGAGGGCCGGGCGCTGCGCTTCAGCGAGGTGCAGGCCGAGGTCGAGGCGGGGGAGGGGCTGGCCGACTGGCGGATGATGTTCCAGACCCTCGAGACGCGGTTCGCCACGGGAGACTTCGCCCGCGGCCTCGAGCTCGTCGCGCGGGTCGGGGGCGTCGCCGGGGAGGTCGGTCACACGCCCGAGCTCGACCTGAGGGCGACGACGCTCCACGTCCGGCTGATCTCGCGCGACGTCTTCGGCGTGACCCGTCGCGACCTCGCGCTCGCGCGGGCGATCAGCGAGGTGGCGGGCGAGCTGGGGATCTCCGCCGACCCGGCCGCGGTCGAGATCGTCGAGCTCGCCCTCGACACGCCTGAGCTCACGGAGGTCAAGCCGTTCTGGCGAGCCGTCCTGGGCTACTCCGACCACCCGCTCCACGACGCGGAGGTGCGCGACCTGGCGGGCAACGGCCCGGCCCTGTGGTTCCAGCGCACCGAGCCCCACGACACCCCGAGGCAGCGCTTCCACCTCGACGTCCGCGTCGCGCCGGAGCTCGTCGCACCCCGCACCGAGGCCGCGCTCGCCGCCGGCGGGAGGCTGGTGAGCGACGAGCACGCACCGGCGTTCATCGTGCTCGCCGACCCGCAGGGCAACCAGGTCTGCCTCACGACCGGCCTCGGCCGCGACTGA
- a CDS encoding 4a-hydroxytetrahydrobiopterin dehydratase, producing MSDDPKARLTHDQILEAGIDDWRKVLNRIRARFRTGDFATGVALVDRIGAAADEADHHPDVSLTYPEVIVALSSHDVGGITSRDIDLARRISGFAAELGAEADTSGLTMLEPGLDTAAPERLGGFYAALLGGEVSHGEPVDPSGQVPGLWFQKGERGESDLPAQDHEQRWHFDVWVPHDEGERRLAAVLAAGGTLVSDAEAPAFWVVEDADGNRSCICTPLDRG from the coding sequence ATGAGCGACGACCCGAAGGCACGACTCACGCACGACCAGATCCTCGAGGCCGGGATCGACGACTGGCGCAAGGTGCTCAACCGGATCCGGGCACGCTTCCGCACCGGCGACTTCGCCACGGGGGTGGCACTGGTCGACCGGATCGGGGCGGCGGCGGACGAGGCCGACCACCACCCGGACGTCTCGCTCACCTATCCCGAGGTGATCGTGGCCCTGAGCAGCCACGACGTCGGCGGCATCACCAGCCGCGACATCGACCTCGCGCGGCGGATCAGCGGCTTCGCGGCCGAGCTCGGCGCGGAGGCCGACACCTCCGGGCTGACCATGCTCGAGCCCGGGCTCGACACGGCTGCGCCCGAGCGGCTCGGAGGGTTCTACGCCGCGCTCCTCGGCGGCGAGGTGAGCCACGGCGAGCCGGTTGACCCGAGCGGCCAGGTGCCGGGCCTGTGGTTCCAGAAGGGCGAGCGCGGTGAGTCCGACCTGCCGGCCCAGGACCACGAGCAGCGCTGGCACTTCGACGTGTGGGTCCCGCACGACGAGGGGGAGCGGCGCCTCGCGGCCGTGCTGGCCGCCGGTGGCACCCTCGTCAGCGACGCCGAGGCTCCGGCGTTCTGGGTCGTCGAGGACGCCGACGGCAACCGGTCCTGCATCTGCACGCCGCTCGACCGCGGCTGA
- a CDS encoding S66 family peptidase, with amino-acid sequence MSQPLRFPRPLRPGDRIGVTSPSAGVAEDAATRIEFCVAWLRERGYDVVVGDCMDGSGLTSAPAEQRAAELTRMLADPDIHCVLPPWGGETAIDLVDLLDYDALAEAEPTWLVGFSDLSTVLVPITTRLGWATLHGDNLADTPYAVPDGLLHWLDLAGGPGPFVQRDSGVVTDWWRFEEDPRATTWKHVGTSQWELEGGGSLDVTGRLVGGCVETVANLAGTAYGDVRTWAETLDEPTIVYVEACEEDAVNICRYLHSLRLAGWFDRAAAVLVGRTAAPNHPDLTQRGAVLDALARLDLPIVWDLEIGHVPPHLPLVNGALARVVVDGDTREITQTLG; translated from the coding sequence ATGAGCCAGCCGCTCCGCTTCCCGCGCCCGCTCCGCCCCGGCGACCGCATCGGTGTCACCTCGCCGTCCGCGGGCGTCGCCGAAGATGCCGCGACCCGCATCGAGTTCTGCGTCGCGTGGCTGCGCGAGCGGGGGTACGACGTCGTGGTCGGGGACTGCATGGACGGCAGCGGCCTGACCTCGGCGCCCGCGGAGCAGCGCGCCGCCGAGCTGACCCGGATGCTGGCCGATCCCGACATCCACTGCGTCCTGCCGCCGTGGGGCGGCGAGACCGCGATCGACCTGGTCGACCTGCTCGACTACGACGCGCTCGCCGAGGCCGAGCCCACTTGGCTGGTCGGGTTCTCGGACCTCTCGACCGTGCTCGTGCCGATCACCACCCGCCTCGGCTGGGCGACCCTCCACGGCGACAACCTCGCCGACACGCCGTACGCCGTCCCCGACGGGCTGCTCCACTGGCTCGACCTCGCCGGCGGCCCGGGGCCCTTCGTCCAGCGTGACTCAGGGGTCGTGACCGACTGGTGGCGGTTCGAGGAGGACCCCCGCGCCACCACGTGGAAGCACGTCGGCACCAGCCAGTGGGAGCTCGAGGGCGGCGGCAGCCTCGACGTCACCGGCCGCCTCGTCGGCGGCTGCGTGGAGACCGTCGCGAACCTCGCCGGCACCGCGTACGGCGACGTCCGCACGTGGGCGGAGACGCTCGACGAGCCCACGATCGTGTACGTCGAGGCCTGCGAGGAGGACGCGGTGAACATCTGCCGCTACCTCCACTCCCTGCGGCTGGCGGGCTGGTTTGACCGGGCGGCCGCCGTGCTGGTCGGCAGGACCGCGGCACCGAACCACCCGGACCTGACCCAGCGTGGTGCGGTGCTCGACGCGCTCGCGCGGCTCGACCTTCCGATCGTCTGGGACCTCGAGATCGGGCACGTGCCGCCACACCTCCCGCTCGTCAACGGTGCGCTCGCACGTGTCGTGGTCGACGGCGACACCCGGGAGATCACCCAGACCCTCGGTTGA
- a CDS encoding DUF6973 domain-containing protein: MGFLDTSLPAAIHAATGVPRLWTAATRAGLSASQAAEVLVVSQAALKTAAVQGKGVPGRTNAMRHFMWQAVLTARFGREAAAAIAAAQETGSPNRKDSTVDAHNNAVGQAHGEAHAAELASGSASAAVASLVPVALEKWEADELIWVKPH; encoded by the coding sequence ATGGGTTTCCTCGACACCTCCCTCCCGGCTGCCATCCATGCGGCGACCGGCGTTCCTCGCCTCTGGACCGCGGCGACCCGGGCCGGGCTCAGCGCGTCGCAGGCGGCCGAGGTGCTGGTCGTCTCGCAGGCGGCGCTGAAGACGGCCGCGGTGCAGGGCAAGGGCGTCCCGGGGCGCACCAACGCGATGCGGCACTTCATGTGGCAGGCCGTGCTGACCGCCCGGTTCGGCCGGGAGGCGGCGGCGGCGATCGCTGCCGCGCAGGAGACCGGCTCTCCGAACCGGAAGGACTCGACGGTCGACGCCCACAACAACGCGGTCGGGCAGGCCCATGGCGAGGCGCACGCCGCTGAGCTGGCCTCGGGCTCGGCCTCCGCGGCCGTGGCGAGCCTGGTGCCGGTCGCGCTGGAGAAGTGGGAGGCCGACGAGCTGATCTGGGTCAAGCCGCACTAG
- a CDS encoding TetR/AcrR family transcriptional regulator, whose translation MRAEDVARTVDPEKHEARRLVIIDAALTCFAATGYAGTSTAAICRQAGIGSGTFFHYFPTKQSLLLAILAYGTDETRDWFAARAADADPLAVVEAYLDHTAEEMSDPRMAGFVRAVSAVMGEPEVEVALALDSRVLQDGLEPWIARAQVAGQVRTDLTARDLTAWVLVVLDGFLGRLAVDTDFTAEDQQGTLRDVVRRVLAA comes from the coding sequence GTGAGGGCTGAGGACGTGGCGCGCACGGTCGACCCCGAGAAGCACGAGGCGCGGCGGCTGGTCATCATCGACGCCGCCCTGACCTGCTTCGCGGCGACCGGCTACGCCGGCACGTCGACGGCGGCGATCTGCCGGCAGGCGGGCATCGGGTCGGGGACGTTCTTCCACTACTTCCCGACCAAGCAGTCGCTGCTCCTCGCGATCCTGGCCTACGGCACCGACGAGACCCGCGACTGGTTCGCGGCCCGTGCCGCCGACGCGGACCCGCTCGCGGTCGTCGAGGCCTACCTCGACCACACCGCCGAGGAGATGTCGGACCCGCGGATGGCGGGGTTCGTGCGCGCGGTGAGCGCGGTGATGGGGGAGCCCGAGGTCGAGGTGGCGCTCGCGCTCGACAGCCGGGTGCTCCAGGACGGCCTCGAGCCGTGGATCGCCCGCGCCCAGGTCGCCGGGCAGGTGCGCACGGACCTGACCGCGCGCGACCTGACCGCCTGGGTCCTGGTGGTGCTCGACGGCTTCCTCGGCCGGCTGGCGGTCGACACCGACTTCACCGCCGAGGACCAGCAGGGGACCCTGCGCGACGTCGTCCGCCGCGTGCTGGCCGCCTAG